In one Desulfobaculum bizertense DSM 18034 genomic region, the following are encoded:
- a CDS encoding RidA family protein → MSKQIIDTSKAPAAIGPYSQAVVTGDLLFTSGALPIDPATGEMPKGSIEERAHQVFKNLSAIAEEAGTSLDNAVKVTVYLADIADFQAVNSVYGQYFAEPFPARSAFQVAALPLGSDIEVEAVITLK, encoded by the coding sequence ATGAGCAAACAAATCATTGACACTTCTAAGGCTCCCGCAGCCATTGGCCCATATTCTCAGGCCGTCGTCACTGGCGACCTCCTGTTTACATCCGGAGCACTTCCCATTGACCCTGCTACAGGTGAAATGCCCAAGGGGAGCATTGAAGAACGCGCACATCAGGTCTTCAAAAACTTGAGCGCTATCGCTGAAGAGGCTGGCACCTCTCTCGACAATGCCGTCAAGGTCACTGTTTACCTCGCCGACATCGCCGACTTCCAGGCTGTTAATTCAGTTTATGGACAGTACTTCGCAGAACCTTTCCCGGCCCGCAGCGCATTCCAGGTCGCTGCCCTGCCTCTTGGTTCCGACATCGAAGTCGAAGCAGTTATCACCCTTAAATAA